AACGTCTGCGCCGTGATCGGCACCCCAAAGCCCAGCGTGATCTGCGGCACCAGCCCCAGCGCCGCGATCATGGCGGCAAAAAGCGCAATCTGGGCAATATTACGTTCCACGAGTTCTCTCCTGTTCATCGAAAGGTAGCGGGCCACCCCGCGCGCGCAAAGCTTCGCCGACATGATCGGCCTCGTCCAGAGCCTGCAACGTCAGCGGCAGGATCAGCCGCCATCCCGGCCGCCGCAGCGCCCGTGCCCGCCAGGCGGCGACCAGGTGCTGCGCACGCTGCACCAGCACCGGAGTAAAGCGGATGACCAGCGCGATGGCGGTCTCCAGCAGATGCGTGGGCAGGCCCAGCCGGCGCAGCGGCGCCAGCAGCCGGTGCAAGAGGTCGGTCAGCCGGTCCAGCGCCGTGGTCATCGTCACCAGATTGGCCAGCGCCACCAAACTGGTCATGCGCAGCGCAATCACCAGCCCGCCGCGCAGATCGTCGGTCAGCGCGTGCCAGACCAGCACCACCGCGACAAAGGG
The Paracoccus sp. SMMA_5_TC DNA segment above includes these coding regions:
- a CDS encoding CbiQ family ECF transporter T component, which gives rise to MISLTSPVRTRAHDWPAGAKLAGLCLISTGLFLTDSPVVQALALALVLGLYALPGRDFARAGLAALRLVWPFVAVVLVWHALTDDLRGGLVIALRMTSLVALANLVTMTTALDRLTDLLHRLLAPLRRLGLPTHLLETAIALVIRFTPVLVQRAQHLVAAWRARALRRPGWRLILPLTLQALDEADHVGEALRARGGPLPFDEQERTRGT